A portion of the Salminus brasiliensis chromosome 9, fSalBra1.hap2, whole genome shotgun sequence genome contains these proteins:
- the LOC140562382 gene encoding E3 ubiquitin-protein ligase TRIM39-like: protein MAESSSVEPREGKRRDIEESSDIGQDSHSHLSEDQFQCSICLDVFTDPVSTPCGHNFCKTCLTQYWNNTQHYQCPLCKEEFTKRPELKINTTLREIADHFKKKSVPDKPEVLCDVCTGQKLKALKSCLVCGLSFCKTHLEPHTIAKHKKHKLINPVENLEDYICQKHENPLELFCRDDQMCVCRFCSETDHKTHQILAIEEESGKIKAQLRKTQTEVQQMNQGRLKKIKKIKHLVELRKRNTEKEIADSIKVFTALIRSIEKSQAELLEVLEKQQKAAERQAEDLIKELEQEITELKRRDTELEQLSHTEDHLHLLQIYPSLCSPLHTKNWTNISIDPHLSVETMRSALSQFQESLDEKMRQTVSTGLKRIQQYAADVTLDPDTAHPDLILSADGKQVTHGDTRQNLPDNPERFEESSCVLGKEGFSSGRFYYEVQVRGKTKWDLGVARESVNRKGEVILSPQNGFWAVWLRNKNSYRALTDPPVLLSLGKKPQKVGVFVDYEEGLVSFYDVEARSHIYSFTGQSFTEKLYPYFSPDSSTTKNTAPLIISTVSKTV from the exons ATGGCTGAATCTTCATCAGTAGAACCAAGAGAAGGAAAACGGAGAGACATAGAGGAGTCTTCTGACA TTGGTCAGGACTCCCACAGTCATCTGTCTGAAGATCAGTTCCAGTGTTCTATCTGTCTGGACGTGTTCACTGATCCGGTCTCCACTCCATGTGGACACAACTTCTGTAAAACCTGCCTCACACAATACTGGAACAACACTCAACACTATCAGTGTCCATTATGTAAAGAGGAGTTCACCAAGAGACCTGAACTGAAGATCAATACAACACTGAGAGAGATTGCAGATCACTTCAAGAAGAAGAGTGTTCCAGATAAACCTGAGGTTCTTTGTGATGTCTGCACTGGACAGAAGCTGAAAGCCCTAAAATCCTGCCTGGTTTGTGGCCTGTCTTTTTGTAAGACTCATTTAGAGCCACATACAATTGCAAAACATAAGAAACACAAACTAATCAACCCAGTGGAGAACCTGGAGGACTACATATGCCAGAAGCATGAGAACCCCCtagagttgttctgcagagATGACCAGATGTGTGTTTGTCGATTCTGCTCTGAGACTGACCATAAAACTCACCAAATCTTAGCTATAGAGGAGGAGAGTGGAAAGATAAAA GCGCAGCTGAGGAAGACCCAGACAGAGGTGCAGCAGATGAACCAAGGCAGACTGAAGAAAATCAAAAAGATCAAACACTTAGTAGAGCTCAGAAAA agaaacacagagaaggaGATTGCTGACAGTATTAAAGTCTTCACCGCTCTGATACGCTCCATTGAGAAAAGCCAGGCTGAGCTGCTTGAGGTGCTGGAGAAGCAGCAGAAGGCAGCAGAGAGGCAGGCTGAAGACCTCATCAAAGAGCTGGAGCAggaaatcactgagctgaagaggagagacactgagctggagcagctctcacacactgaggaccacctccacctcctacaG ATTTACCCATCCCTGTGCAGCCCCCTACACAccaagaactggactaatatcaGTATTGACCCTCACCTGAGTGTAGAGACTATGAGAAGCGCTCTGTCTCAATTTCAGGAGAGTCTGGATGAGAAGATGAGACAGACAG TCTCCACAGGACTGAAGAGGATTCAGCAGTATGCAG cGGATGTGACTCTGGATCCTGATACCgctcatcctgacctcatcctGTCTGCTGACGGAAAACAAGTGACACATGGAGACACAAGACAGAATCTTCCTGACAACCCAGAGAGATTCGAAGAATCCAGCTGTGTTCTGGGAAAGGAGGGATTCTCCTCAGGGAGATTTTACTATGAGGTGCAGGTCAGGGGGAAGACTAAATGGGATTTAGGAGTGGCCAGAGAGTCAGTTAACCGGAAGGGGGAGGTTATATTGAGCCCACAGAATGGATTCTGGGCTGTGTGGCTGAGGAATAAGAATAGTTATAGAGCTTTGACTGATCCCCCAGTCCTGCTCTCCCTAGGAAAGAAGCCCCAGAAGGTGGGGGTGTTTGTGGATTATGAGGAGGGCCTGGTCTCCTTTTATGATGTGGAGGCCAGGTCTCATATCTACTCTTTCACTGGTCAGTCTTTCACTGAGAAGCTCTACCCATACTTCAGTCCTGATAGTAGTACAACTAAAAATACAGCACCACTTATTATTTCAACCGTATCAAAGACTGTATAA
- the homezb gene encoding homeobox and leucine zipper encoding b, whose amino-acid sequence MEQCEPPRLAESKRGPVERREDGNRNGVGGKSLTTPDGYDCRICGYKAADVGSLSQHLRSVHPVTSLPGPSSLRGEKGGGKEEEDKDGDVKAAGGDGVQCPERRKSPPVENPELSEGSTSSLAKDSAEQSSRSTCTVENQVPEVAQTETAKNAPADKSSQSPFLASVLPRRKASCSSGSNKGNQSEGTASSGTSSLNRTHLVCLPLVSEGLKLVWVRSEQTHELDAVSELVEAFNAFPYPTEQEANALARRCSLPAERVKVWFMMQRVRYGISWGDDDIRETRRKLWRQHKMHLGEECVEDKEDASSDDLALERKTAEGQMQSFKQASAGNTYVAQMHHTPNHGTVLSQHNSIDYNGSAVTSCSAIPQYTNGLEQFAPQAVEAQSAFEHTSPHKVNSQSHININDIPPLEHEPESPSDFSYPAQLDGSIQHGSTVQYQSPTDAHIPGKPEPRAPTGQLRKKSKAQLMVLRRSFVHRNWPSEAEVQRLQRVTGLGRHEIRKWFADSRYQLRRSGRSWLSEDGRRSRRGSGRNRRKFDSDVYPSGGLFDGSEAVGSEGLDVELDVDMEDEQDPLMEGVSGSEARKEEATVDPEPETSIKQERKEIAIAPSPSTSSSSPSPSFIQGRVLSLGPEPNLRKKTQQQLDVLRQSFLCCQWPTSDDYTILQRKTGLTRTEIVQWFGDTRYHVKHNNMRWMTPEDRERIIAGITKQQRRGGRASRNKSWLEGADSGLGLEEPKPSNGTGGGQVIWNNVYNESPSALPGGEL is encoded by the exons ATGGAGCAGTGCGAGCCACCACGACTTGCCGAGTCGAAGCGCGGCCCCGTGGAGAGGCGTGAGGATGGAAACAGGAATGGAGTCGGGGGTAAGAGTTTAACGACTCCCGATGGCTACGACTGTCGTATATGTGGCTATAAAGCAGCAGACGTCGGCTCGCTTAGCCAGCATCTCCGCTCTGTCCACCCTGTTACCTCCCTTCCTGGCCCGAGCTCGCTAAGAGGGGAGAAAGGTGggggaaaggaggaggaggataagGATGGAGATGTTAAGGCTGCTGGTGGGGATGGTGTGCAATGCCCAGAAAGGAGAAAAAGCCCCCCTGTGGAAAAC CCTGAGCTTTCTGAGGGGTCCACGTCTTCCTTAGCCAAGGACTCAGCAGAGCAAAGCAGCAGAAGTACATGCACTGTGGAGAACCAGGTACCAGAGGTTGCGCAAACAGAGACTGCGAAAAATGCACCAGCCGACAAGTCCAGCCAAAGCCCGTTTCTCGCCTCCGTTTTGCCTCGGAGGAAAGCCTCATGCTCTTCAGGGTCTAACAAAGGAAACCAAAGTGAGGGCACTGCATCTTCCGGCACGTCCAGCCTCAACCGGACGCACTTGGTGTGTCTGCCTCTGGTGTCTGAGGGGCTGAAGCTGGTGTGGGTGCGCTCTGAGCAGACTCATGAGTTGGATGCAGTTTCTGAGCTTGTGGAGGCTTTTAATGCATTTCCGTATCCCACAGAGCAGGAGGCTAACGCTTTGGCGCGCCGCTGCTCCCTGCCTGCTGAACGGGTCAAAGTCTGGTTCATGATGCAGCGCGTTCGCTATGGAATCAGCTGGGGAGATGACGACATCCGTGAGACGCGGCGCAAGCTGTGGCGGCAACACAAAATGCACCTCGGGGAGGAGTGTGTGGAAGACAAGGAAGATGCATCATCTGATGACTTAGCTCTTGAGAGGAAGACGGCCGAAGGGCAAATGCAAAGTTTTAAACAAGCGTCTGCAGGGAACACCTATGTGGCACAGATGCATCACACACCCAACCACGGTACCGttttatcacagcataattccATCGATTACAACGGCAGTGCTGTCACAAGTTGTAGTGCCATTCCTCAGTACACCAACGGTTTAGAACAGTTTGCTCCACAAGCAGTTGAAGCCCAATCTGCTTTTGAACATACATCCCCGCACAAAGTTAATTCTCAGTCCCACATAAATATAAACGACATACCTCCTCTCGAACATGAGCCCGAAAGTCCAAGTGATTTCAGTTATCCAGCACAACTAGACGGCAGTATCCAACATGGTAGCACAGTGCAGTACCAGTCCCCAACAGATGCACATATACCAGGCAAACCGGAGCCCCGCGCTCCCACTGGACAGCTGCGGAAGAAATCCAAAGCTCAGCTGATGGTGCTCCGCCGCAGTTTCGTTCATAGGAACTGGCCCTCCGAGGCTGAGGTTCAGCGTCTTCAGCGTGTCACCGGACTCGGGCGCCATGAAATTCGAAAGTGGTTTGCAGATAGCCGCTATCAGCTTCGCAGGAGCGGTCGGTCTTGGCTGTCTGAGGACGGCAGGCGCTCACGTCGGGGATCGGGTAGGAATCGAAGAAAATTTGACTCTGATGTGTACCCTAGTGGTGGCTTGTTCGATGGCAGCGAGGCAGTTGGCTCCGAGGGGTTGGATGTCGAGCTGGATGTGGACATGGAAGATGAGCAGGACCCTCTGATGGAGGGAGTTAGTGGGTCAGAAGCGAGAAAAGAGGAAGCGACAGTAGACCCAGAGCCTGAGACTTCTATTAAACAAGAACGTAAGGAGATTGCCATAGCCCCTTCTCCATCTacttcctcctcttctccctctccgTCCTTTATCCAAGGCCGTGTTCTGAGCCTCGGCCCCGAGCCCAACCTCCGGAAGAAGACGCAGCAGCAGCTGGACGTGTTAAGGCAGAGCTTTCTGTGTTGCCAGTGGCCCACCAGTGACGACTACACCATCTTGCAGCGGAAGACAGGTCTGACACGGACAGAGATTGTCCAGTGGTTTGGAGACACACGTTACCATGTCAAACACAACAACATGCGCTGGATGACCCCAGAGGACAGGGAGCGCATCATTGCAGGCATTACCAAGCAGCAGAGGAGAGGTGGGAGGGCCTCGAGGAACAAGTCCTGGTTAGAGGGAGCAGACTCTGGCTTAGGCCTAGAGGAACCTAAACCCAGTAACGGGACAGGAGGGGGTCAAGTGATATGGAATAACGTATATAATGAAAGTCCTTCAGCACTGCCAGGGGGTGAGCTTTGA